In the genome of Halobacterium noricense, one region contains:
- the ilvC gene encoding ketol-acid reductoisomerase — protein MTAEDADFTQPVYHESDVDRRYVDDKTVAVLGYGSQGHAHAQNLDDSGVDVVVGLREDSSSRSAAKADGLRVETPKQAAREADVVSVLVPDTVQPSVFEAIEPELDAGDTLQFAHGFNIHYGQIEPPEDVDVTMIAPKSPGHLVRRNYEAGQGTPALLAVYQDATGDAQQEALAYADGIGCARAGVVETTFREETETDLFGEQAVLCGGVTSLVKTGYETLVDAGYSPEMAYFEVLNELKLIVDLMYEGGNSEMWDSVSDTAEFGGLTRGDEIIDEHVRENMEDALEAVQNGEFAREWIAENQAGRPSYRQRRQAEQNHEIEAVGERLRELFSWADDEADIGQEPEVSADD, from the coding sequence ATGACAGCAGAAGACGCAGACTTCACGCAGCCAGTGTACCACGAATCGGACGTCGACCGCCGCTACGTCGACGACAAGACCGTCGCCGTACTCGGGTACGGCAGCCAGGGCCACGCGCACGCCCAGAACCTGGACGACAGCGGGGTCGACGTCGTCGTCGGCCTCCGCGAGGACTCGTCGTCGCGGTCCGCGGCGAAAGCCGACGGCCTGCGCGTCGAGACCCCGAAGCAGGCCGCACGCGAGGCGGACGTCGTCTCCGTGCTCGTCCCCGACACCGTGCAGCCGTCCGTGTTCGAGGCCATCGAGCCGGAACTGGACGCCGGCGACACGCTCCAGTTCGCGCACGGGTTCAACATCCACTACGGCCAGATCGAACCGCCGGAGGACGTCGACGTGACGATGATTGCACCGAAGTCCCCCGGCCACCTCGTGCGTCGGAACTACGAAGCTGGCCAGGGCACCCCGGCGCTGCTGGCCGTCTACCAGGACGCCACGGGCGACGCCCAGCAGGAGGCGCTGGCGTACGCCGACGGCATCGGCTGCGCTCGCGCGGGCGTCGTGGAGACGACGTTCCGCGAGGAGACCGAGACCGACCTGTTCGGCGAGCAGGCCGTCCTCTGTGGCGGCGTCACGAGCCTCGTCAAGACCGGTTACGAGACGCTCGTGGACGCCGGCTACAGCCCCGAGATGGCGTACTTCGAAGTGCTGAACGAGCTCAAACTCATCGTGGACCTGATGTACGAGGGCGGGAACTCCGAGATGTGGGATTCGGTTTCGGACACTGCGGAGTTCGGCGGCCTCACGCGCGGCGACGAAATCATCGACGAGCACGTCCGCGAGAACATGGAGGACGCCCTCGAAGCGGTCCAGAACGGCGAGTTCGCTCGCGAGTGGATCGCGGAGAACCAGGCGGGCCGGCCGTCGTACCGCCAGCGCCGGCAGGCCGAGCAGAACCACGAAATCGAGGCGGTCGGCGAACGCCTCCGCGAACTGTTCTCGTGGGCCGACGACGAAGCCGACATCGGGCAGGAGCCGGAGGTGTCCGCGGATGACTGA
- the leuC gene encoding 3-isopropylmalate dehydratase large subunit, translating to MSENTLYDKVWDRHEVTELPTGQSQLFVGLHLIHEVTSPQAFGMLKERDLDVAYPERTYATVDHIVPTADQSRPYSDDAAEEMMSELEENVHAANIDFADPTTGRQGIVHVVGPEQGLTQPGMTIVCGDSHTATHGAFGALAFGIGTSQIRDVLATGCVAMEKQQVRRIEVTGELDDGVTPKDVILQVIRKLGTDGGVGYVYEYGGEAIRDMDMAGRMSICNMSIEGGARAGYVNPDETTYEYLEGRDRVPDGEEFAELKRYWESIASDADAEYDDVVEIDGDDLEPTVTWGTTPGQGIGISEEIPAPEDLPADKEDSARAAQEHMDVEPGDTMAGYPIDVAFLGSCTNARLPDLREAAEVVKGHEVHDSVRAMVVPGSQRVKAAAEAEGLDEVFEEAGFDWRSAGCSMCLGMNEDQLVGDERCASSSNRNFVGRQGSKDGRTVLMSPPMVAAAAVTGEVTDVRELERFEEVRA from the coding sequence ATGAGTGAGAACACGCTCTACGACAAGGTCTGGGACCGACACGAAGTGACCGAACTGCCGACCGGACAGTCCCAGCTGTTCGTCGGCCTCCACCTCATCCACGAGGTGACGAGCCCGCAGGCGTTCGGGATGCTCAAAGAGCGCGACCTCGACGTCGCGTACCCCGAGCGCACGTACGCGACCGTCGACCACATCGTGCCGACGGCCGACCAGTCGCGCCCGTACAGCGACGACGCGGCCGAGGAGATGATGAGCGAACTCGAAGAGAACGTGCACGCGGCGAACATCGACTTCGCCGACCCGACGACCGGCCGGCAGGGCATCGTGCACGTGGTCGGCCCGGAGCAGGGGCTCACCCAGCCCGGGATGACCATCGTCTGTGGGGACTCCCACACGGCGACCCACGGCGCGTTCGGCGCGCTCGCGTTCGGCATCGGGACGTCCCAGATTCGGGACGTGCTGGCGACCGGCTGCGTCGCCATGGAGAAACAGCAGGTGCGTCGCATCGAGGTCACCGGCGAACTCGACGACGGCGTGACGCCGAAGGACGTCATCCTCCAGGTCATCCGGAAGCTGGGCACCGACGGCGGCGTCGGCTACGTCTACGAGTACGGCGGCGAGGCCATCCGCGACATGGACATGGCGGGCCGCATGAGCATCTGCAACATGTCCATCGAGGGCGGTGCTCGCGCGGGCTACGTCAACCCCGACGAGACCACCTACGAGTACCTGGAAGGCCGCGACCGCGTCCCCGACGGCGAGGAGTTCGCGGAGCTCAAACGCTACTGGGAGTCCATCGCGTCGGACGCGGACGCCGAGTACGACGACGTCGTGGAAATCGACGGCGACGACCTCGAACCCACGGTCACGTGGGGGACGACGCCCGGCCAGGGCATCGGCATTTCCGAGGAAATTCCCGCGCCCGAGGACCTGCCCGCGGACAAGGAGGACAGCGCACGCGCCGCGCAGGAACACATGGACGTCGAGCCCGGCGACACGATGGCGGGCTACCCCATCGACGTGGCGTTCCTGGGGAGCTGTACGAACGCGCGCCTGCCGGACCTCCGGGAGGCCGCGGAGGTCGTGAAGGGCCACGAGGTCCACGACTCCGTGCGCGCGATGGTCGTCCCGGGCAGCCAGCGCGTCAAAGCCGCCGCCGAAGCCGAGGGCCTCGACGAAGTGTTCGAGGAAGCCGGCTTCGACTGGCGCAGCGCGGGCTGTTCGATGTGTCTGGGCATGAACGAGGACCAGTTGGTCGGCGACGAGCGGTGTGCGTCGTCGTCGAACCGGAACTTCGTCGGCCGGCAGGGCTCGAAGGACGGCCGCACCGTCCTGATGAGCCCGCCGATGGTCGCCGCAGCCGCCGTGACCGGCGAGGTCACGGACGTGCGTGAACTGGAGCGCTTCGAGGAGGTGCGCGCATGA
- the leuD gene encoding 3-isopropylmalate dehydratase small subunit — protein MSGDSGPADTVKHVSGTGVPVRGNDIDTDQIIPARFMKVVTFDGLGEFAFFDVRFDSATPEESRDGDGGAVEADNPKEHPFNEDHFQGASVLTVNSNFGCGSSREHAPQALMRWGIDAIVGESFAEIFAGNCLALGIPTVTASQEDVEALQDFIDEHPDEEIEVDVVNEEVRYGDTVVDAEVDDAQRRALVDGVWDTTALMGANADTVRETAESLPYTDV, from the coding sequence ATGAGCGGCGATTCCGGGCCTGCCGATACCGTCAAGCACGTCTCCGGGACGGGCGTTCCCGTTCGCGGGAACGACATCGACACGGACCAGATTATCCCCGCGCGCTTCATGAAGGTCGTCACGTTCGACGGCCTCGGCGAGTTCGCGTTCTTCGACGTCAGGTTCGACAGCGCGACTCCGGAGGAGTCGCGAGACGGAGACGGCGGAGCCGTCGAAGCGGACAACCCCAAAGAGCACCCGTTCAACGAGGACCACTTCCAGGGCGCGTCCGTCCTGACGGTGAATTCGAACTTCGGCTGTGGCTCCTCCCGCGAGCACGCGCCGCAGGCGCTGATGCGCTGGGGCATCGACGCCATCGTCGGCGAGTCGTTCGCCGAGATTTTCGCGGGGAACTGCCTCGCGCTCGGCATCCCCACCGTCACCGCGTCTCAGGAGGACGTCGAAGCCCTCCAGGACTTCATCGACGAGCACCCCGACGAGGAAATCGAGGTCGACGTCGTGAACGAGGAAGTCCGGTACGGCGACACGGTCGTCGACGCGGAGGTCGACGACGCGCAGCGGCGCGCGCTCGTCGACGGCGTCTGGGACACGACCGCGCTGATGGGCGCGAACGCCGACACCGTGCGCGAAACCGCCGAAAGTCTCCCCTACACGGATGTCTGA